A single region of the Nicotiana sylvestris chromosome 6, ASM39365v2, whole genome shotgun sequence genome encodes:
- the LOC104239273 gene encoding asparagine synthetase [glutamine-hydrolyzing]-like — protein MCGILAVLGCSDDSQAKRVRVLELSRRLKHRGPDWSGLYQHGDCYLAHQRLAIVDPASGDQPLFNEDKTIVVTVNGEIYNHEQLRKQMPNHKFRTGSDCDVIAHLYEEHGEDFVDMLDGIFAFVLLDTRDNSFLVARDAIGITSLYIGWGLDGSVWISSELKGLNDDCEHFEVFPPGHLYSSKNGGFRRWYNPPWFSEAIPSTRYDPLVLRRAFENAVIKRLMTDVPFGVLLSGGLDSSLVASITARYLAGTKAAKQWGAQLHSFCVGLEGSPDLKAAREVADYLGTVHHEFHFTVQDGIDAIEDVIYHIETYDVTTIRASTPMFLMSRKIKSLGVKMVISGEGSDEVFGGYLYFHKAPNKEEFHKETCRKIKALHQYDCLRANKSTSAWGLEARVPFLDKEFINVAMSIDPEWKLIKPEQRRIEKWALRRAFDDEEHPYLPKHILYRQKEQFSDGVGYSWIDGLKAHAEQHVTNRMMFNASHIFPHNTPITKEAYYYRMIFERFFPQNSAGLTVPGGASVACSTAKAVEWDASWSKNLDPSGRAAIGVHNSAYENHVPAMANGNLTKKIIGRVPSMVEVGAAPELTIKS, from the exons ATGTGCGGGATCTTGGCTGTTTTGGGTTGTTCTGATGATTCTCAGGCCAAAAGGGTTCGTGTTCTCGAGCTCTCTCGCAG GTTGAAGCATCGTGGACCAGATTGGAGTGGGCTGTATCAACATGGGGACTGTTACTTGGCACATCAGCGTCTAGCTATTGTTGATCCTGCTTCCGGTGATCAACCTCTGTTTAACGAAGATAAGACGATTGTTGTTACG GTAAATGGAGAGATCTACAATCACGAGCAACTTCGTAAGCAAATGCCTAATCATAAGTTCCGGACTGGCAGTGACTGTGATGTCATTGCACACCTA TATGAAGAACATGGAGAAGATTTTGTGGACATGCTGGATGGGATCTTCGCTTTTGTGTTATTGGATACTCGAGATAACAGCTTTCTTGTTGCTCGTGATGCCATTGGAATTACTTCCCTTTATATTGGTTGGGGACTTGATG GGTCTGTATGGATATCATCTGAGCTTAAGGGCTTGAATGATGACTGCGAACATTTTGAAGTTTTCCCACCAGGGCACTTGTACTCTAGCAAGAATGGCGGCTTTAGGAGGTGGTACAATCCTCCTTGGTTCTCTGAGGCCATTCCTTCCACTCGTTATGATCCCTTAGTTCTCAGGCGTGCCTTTGAAAAT GCTGTTATCAAAAGGTTGATGACTGATGTCCCCTTTGGTGTTCTCCTCTCCGGGGGACTCGATTCATCCTTGGTTGCTTCGATTACTGCTCGCTACTTGGCTGGTACAAAGGCTGCCAAGCAGTGGGGAGCACAGCTTCATTCCTTCTGTGTTGGCCTTGAG GGCTCACCGGATCTCAAGGCTGCAAGAGAAGTTGCTGACTACTTGGGAACCGTTCACCACGAGTTTCACTTCACCGTTCAG GATGGAATTGATGCAATTGAAGATGTTATTTACCATATTGAGACATACGATGTAACGACAATCAGAGCAAGCACTCCTATGTTCCTTATGTCGCGTAAGATTAAGTCACTAGGAGTGAAGATGGTCATATCTGGGGAAGGATCTGATGAAGTGTTTGGTGGCTACTTGTACTTTCACAAGGCTCCCAACAAGGAAGAGTTCCACAAGGAAACATGTCGCAAG ATTAAAGCGCTTCACCAATATGACTGCTTAAGAGCAAATAAGTCAACATCTGCATGGGGTTTAGAAGCTAGAGTCCCTTTCCTAGATAAGGAGTTCATCAATGTTGCCATGAGTATTGATCCAGAGTGGAAGTTG ATTAAACCAGAGCAAAGGAGAATTGAAAAGTGGGCTCTAAGGAGGGCCTTTGATGATGAGGAGCATCCTTATCTCCCAAAG CACATCCTGTATAGGCAAAAAGAACAATTCAgtgatggcgtgggctatagttgGATAGATGGACTCAAAGCACATGCTGAACAACAT GTGACCAATAGGATGATGTTTAATGCTTCACATATATTCCCTCATAACACACCCATTACAAAGGAAGCATACTACTATAGGATGATTTTCGAGCGCTTTTTCCCACAG AATTCAGCTGGGCTAACCGTTCCTGGAGGAGCAAGTGTGGCGTGTAGCACAGCTAAAGCTGTAGAGTGGGATGCTTCTTGGTCAAAGAACCTTGATCCTTCAGGCAGGGCTGCTATTGGTGTACATAACTCGGCTTATGAGAATCATGTACCTGCTATGGCTAATGGGAATTTGACCAAAAAAATCATTGGTCGTGTGCCTTCTATGGTAGAAGTTGGTGCTGCTCCCGAGCTCACAATAAAGAGTTAG
- the LOC104239271 gene encoding uncharacterized protein, which yields MAEKLAPEKRHSFVHNGQKVFEWDQTLEELNIYITLPENVPKKLFYCKVESKHLEVGIKGNPPYLNHDLLNPVKTDCSFWTLEDDTMHVTLQKRDIGQTWSSPIMGEGQLDPLASDLEQKRLMLQRFQEENPGFDFSQAQFSGNCPDPRTFMGGIRST from the exons ATGGCTGAAAAATTGGCCCCCGAAAAACGTCACAGCTTCGTCCACAACG GCCAGAAGGTGTTCGAGTGGGACCAAACCCTTGAAGAATTGAACATTTACATAACTCTTCCTGAAAATGTTCCTAAGAAGTTATTTTACTGCAAGGTTGAATCCAAGCATTTGGAAGTTGGGATCAAAGGCAACCCTCCTTATCTTAAT CACGATCTTCTGAACCCAGTTAAGACCGATTGTTCCTTCTGGACTCTAG AGGATGATACAATGCATGTAACTTTGCAGAAGAGGGATATAGGCCAGACATGGTCTTCTCCCATAATGGGTGAAGGGCAATTGGATCCTTTAGCCAGTGATCTTGAACAGAAGAGGCTTATGCTCCAAAGGTTCCAAGAAGAG AATCCAGGTTTTGACTTCTCACAGGCACAATTCTCCGGTAATTGCCCTGATCCAAGGACCTTCATGGGGGGAATCCGCTCAACTTGA